In one window of Nothobranchius furzeri strain GRZ-AD chromosome 11, NfurGRZ-RIMD1, whole genome shotgun sequence DNA:
- the colec12 gene encoding collectin-12 yields the protein MKDEFADEEEVQSFGYKRFGIQEATECTKCKNDWVLRAAIALLYVLCALLTIAVAVLGYKVVQKMDNVTEGMQNYRGKINAVETDLKKLDNQAEDKTFNATGKRSTFKSELETLQNQMRDISTKAVSNKELLDKLLVTGDDMQSGHVSLKSYLEGNAASLRGINQSLSSYSGMIENLQKDTERLQSEMQDQVKDQSEIQVSVGALNITQTQQRNLLSSLQKTVDDTSQTFQKLKIDYQVLQQTVRQTRSDTDWLKEKVQNLQVLAANYSSLARSNEDTLNDLGTQLSALASQIQNTSALTEDHDQNLRQLMDHKRDHDNATSIKFDEMEARLDRYENGMGRVTGNMSFAAQILGVISSDLNGLRSCAETVMRHSDLLAGLNASMDAAKADSKYLHSQQDELSAKLDQEVNNLSMVMEELKIVDSKHSQLITNFTILQGPPGPKGPKGDRGPEGSAGLKGSKGDKGDKGMPGTVGPKGERGPTGPSGMAGPKGLPGTRGFPGSKGSRGPGGRPGDPGEKGDPGLPGISGNNGIPGHMGPQGLQGPRGAAGPTGLEGPRGPIGPIGPPGPPGLPGLPAAVPPVFVKPSQPAPVFKPTLQTVGPALPREKLPSSVPQKALPPSAAPTAEPGCPLQFRKFGDSCYYFSSGSQRLNFNGANTFCSNISSHLIIINNDEEQQFVRKAIAGKGFFWLGLTDKEKENVWKWVDGTIPVFTKWKPGQPDNWTHGHEDGEDCAGLIHNANWNDFYCTDSIGFICERPSDSEVPVL from the exons GAATCCAGGAGGCTACGGAGTGCACAAAGTGTAAAAATGACTGGGTGTTGAGGGCAGCCATTGCTCTCCTCTATGTTCTCTGCGCCCTGCTCACCATAGCAGTGGCCGTTCTTGGATACAAAG TTGTTCAGAAAATGGACAATGTCACAGAAGGAATGCAGAATTACCGTGGCAAGATCAATGCTGTGGAGACAGACTTAAAGAAACTAG ACAATCAGGCGGAAGACAAGACGTTTAATGCAACTGGGAAAAGGAGCACTTTCAAGTCAGAACTGGAAACATTACAAAACCAAATGAGAGACATTAGCACCAAAGCAGTCAGCAACAAGGAGCTGCTGGATAAACTTCTAGTCACGGGAGACGACATGCAGAGTGGCCATGTCTCGTTGAAAAGTTATTTGGAAGGCAATGCTGCCTCACTGCGTGGGATCAATCAGTCGTTGTCCTCCTACAGCGGGATGATTGAGAACCTTCAGAAAGACACAGAGCGGCTCCAGTCTGAAATGCAGGATCAGGTCAAAGATCAGAGTGAGATCCAAGTTAGTGTTGGTGCGCTTAATATCACCCAAACCCAGCAGCGCAATCTGCTCAGCTCTCTTCAGAAGACAGTTGACGATACAAGCCAGACATTTCAGAAACTGAAGATTGACTATCAGGTTCTGCAGCAGACAGTCAGACAAACGCGTTCAGACACCGACTGGCTTAAAGAAAAGGTTCAGAATCTCCAGGTCTTGGCAGCCAATTACTCGTCTCTGGCCAGATCCAATGAAGACACTCTGAATGATTTGGGAACTCAGCTTAGCGCTTTAGCCAGCCAAATCCAGAACACCTCAGCCCTCACTGAAGACCATGACCAGAACTTACGCCAGCTGATGGACCATAAAAGAGACCACGATAATGCCACCTCCATCAAATTTGATGAGATGGAAGCTCGGTTAGACAGATATGAGAATGGCATGGGCCGTGTGACTGGAAACATGAGCTTTGCAGCGCAGATTTTAGGAGTCATCAGCTCTGACCTGAATGGGCTTAGATCTTGTGCTGAGACAGTCATGAGACATTCAGATCTGTTAGCAGGACTGAATGCTAGTATGGACGCAGCCAAGGCAGACAGCAAATATTTGCACAGCCAACAGGATGAGCTATCTGCCAAATTGGACCAAGAGGTGAATAATCTGTCCATGGTGATGGAGGAGTTGAAGATTGTGGACAGCAAGCACTCACAGCTCATCACCAACTTCACCATCCTGCAGG GTCCACCAGGTCCAAAAGGTCCCAAGGGTGACAGAGGTCCAGAAGGCTCAGCTGGCTTGAAAGGATCAAAGGGTGATAAAGGGGACAAGGGGATGCCAGGAACGGTGGGACCTAAAGGAGAGAGAGGTCCCACTGGACCATCTGGCATGGCAGGTCCAAAAGGTCTGCCCGGGACTCGAGGATTTCCAGGATCTAAAGGTTCTAGAGGCCCTGGAGGTCGACCTGGAGACCCTGGTGAGAAGGGTGACCCTGGACTTCCTGGGATCTCTGGTAATAATGGAATACCTGGACATATGGGACCACAAGGTCTACAAGGGCCTAGAGGAGCAGCAGGGCCTACAGGCTTAGAGGGACCTCGTGGGCCTATTGGACCTATTGGTCCTCCAGGTCCTCCAGGCCTTCCAGGACTACCTGCTGCAGTGCCTCCTGTATTTGTAAAGCCATCACAGCCGGCTCCAGTCTTCAAACCCACCCTACAAACTGTAGGTCCAGCTTTACCCAGAGAGAAACTACCAAGCTCAGTGCCTCAGAAGGCCCTGCCTCCATCTGCTGCCCCTACAGCAGAACCTG GTTGTCCTCTTCAGTTCAGAAAGTTTGGAGACAGCTGCTATTACTTCTCCTCTGGTTCTCAGAGGCTTAACTTTAATGGAGCGAACACGTTTTGCAGTAACATATCATCTCATTTGATCATAATCAATAATGATGAGGAACAG CAATTTGTGAGGAAGGCAATTGCAGGAAAAGGCTTTTTCTGGCTTGGGCTTACTGACAAGGAGAAGGAAAATGTCTGGAAGTGGGTGGATGGAACCATACCAGTTTTCAC GAAGTGGAAACCTGGTCAGCCTGATAACTGGACTCACGGTCATGAAGATGGCGAAGATTGTGCAGGTCTCATCCATAATGCCAACTGGAATGATTTCTACTGCACTGACAGCATTGGTTTTATCTGCGAACGCCCATCAGACT CGGAAGTTCCTGTTTTATAG